The Microbacterium horticulturae region GCCGGCCTCGACATGATGCGTGCGCTCGTCTCCGAGGTGCCGGAGCCGGTCGCGCGGCTCGTCGAGGAGTTCTGGCCCGGCGGCCTGACGATCGTGCTGCCCGCGCAGCCTTCGCTCACGTGGGATCTCGGCGACACCCACGGCACCGTCGCCGTGCGCATGCCCGACCACACCCTCGCTCTGCAACTGATCACCGAGACGGGGCCGCTGGCCGTCTCCAGCGCGAACCTCACGGGGAAGCCGGCCGCGATCGAGGCGGAGGATGCGCGCCTGATGCTCGGCGACAGCGTCGCGGTCTACCTCGACGCCGGGGCGAGCCGCACGGGGGTCTCATCGACGATCGTGGATGCCACGGGCCTGATCGGCACGGATGCCCCGGTGGTTCGCGTCCTGCGCGAGGGCGCCATCTCGCGCGAGCGGCTGCGGGCCGTGCTGGGCGATCTGCTCGAGCCCGACACCGAGCCCGACACTGTGACCGAGGAAGAGCCCGGCCCGGCTCGCGACGCCAGTGGTGACGACGGGTGAAGCAGTACATCTTCACGATCCTGTTCACCGCCACCCTGACGCTGATCTTCTCGTGGGCGGTGTGGCGCATCGGGCTCAAGTACAAGCTGTACCCGGCGATCCGTGAGCGCGACGTGCACCGCACGCCCACCCCGCGACTGGGTGGCATCGCGATGTTCCTGGGCATGATCGGCGCGTTCACCGTCTCGGCGTTCACCCCGTACTTCCAGATCTTCTGGGCAAACCCGCGCGCGGTCTTCGCGATCCTTGCCGCGGCCGCTCTCACCGTGCTGGTGGGGGTCGCCGACGACCTGTGGGACCTCGACTGGATGCTGAAGCTCGCCGCCCAGTTCCTCGCGGCGGGGATGATCGCGTGGTTCGGGCAGCTGCAGATCTACTCGCTGCCGATCGGTGGCATGACCGTGCCCTCGGCCGCGGTCAGCTTC contains the following coding sequences:
- a CDS encoding L-threonylcarbamoyladenylate synthase, which produces MTPLYDCADQGQLLTGMREARQAVVRGELIVVPTDTVYGVGADAFSPEAVARLLAAKGRGRQQPPPVLVAGLDMMRALVSEVPEPVARLVEEFWPGGLTIVLPAQPSLTWDLGDTHGTVAVRMPDHTLALQLITETGPLAVSSANLTGKPAAIEAEDARLMLGDSVAVYLDAGASRTGVSSTIVDATGLIGTDAPVVRVLREGAISRERLRAVLGDLLEPDTEPDTVTEEEPGPARDASGDDG